AAGGAATCATAACAAATGCTTACAGTCTGAATTTATGCATGGACTTCCTGCTGTCATACAcattgatacaaatcttaatcAGTTCACTTTCATCTAACAACTTTGGTGCATCATTCAAGGACAACATGACCTCAATGAACAAATGTTGCTAATTTGCATGTGTATACAATGCTTGAATCATTTATTGTTtgaattaattcatattttgcaGAGCCTGGCAACACAGCCGACACCTCTTATAATTTCTGTTGTGTGAAAAGGCAGGTTGTGAGATTCGTGTGGGAAGGTTTTGACATTTAAACCTTTGGAGAGAGGATGATGtcaataatatttataattaataatgaacaaTAGTCTCATACATTAACTTCTGTCAAGGCAAGAATAACACAGGGACCATATGTCACAAATGCTTGCattgtccttttctttttctctgcaatACAAAGCATGTTTTTCCCTTTCCCTGTAGGTGCACAATTGGAACTTGGTACTGCTGCATAATGGGTTACAAAGCGACATCCATGCATTGTGTCTTAAGATGCCTGTGCTTCATGCTTCTCCATTTGTTTAGTGCAGCTCAAGATGAAGACATAAGAAGTAAGAGTGcttctgtcttcattttctcACACTTTGTTATGCTTGTTGTCCATAcattaaaaactgtcaaatgCATACAACTGGCAAAGGTGAtttcatgtactgtacatgcattcTATCTAATGTATTCCACCAAACCAGGTATGATTATTTTACACTGCTGATTGTTTATTTCCTATCTGCTTCAGGTTGTAGGACTGCACCATGTGATTTGGTCTTTATTCTAGATGGCTCGTGGAGTGTTGAAGATGTCAGTTTTGAATTAGTAAAGCGATGGCTTGTCAACATAACAACAAGCTTCAACATTGGACAGAAGTTTACCCAGGTTGGAGTCGTCCAATACAGCGATGACCCCGTTTTAGAGATACCGCTGGGGAAGTACTCCTCTAACAAAGAGCTCATCAAAGCAATGGAGTCCATTGAGTACATGGGGGGAAACACAAGGACCGGCACAGCCATTAAGTTTGCTACAGAAAAACTGTTTGGTCTGTCTGAGCGTGGCCCATCAGGCATTTCCAGAATTGCTGTTGTCCTCACAGATGGGAAGTCTCAGGATGAGGTtttgaaagcagcagaggcagcaagGAAAAAAGGAGTAATTCTGTTTGCAATTGGTGTTGGGTCAGAGACAGAAGAGGCCGAGTTGAGGGACATTGCAAACAAGCCATTTTCTActtatgtgttttctgttgaggACTACAAAGCTATTTCTAGGATCATACAGGTCATACGACAGAAATTGTGTGAAGGTAAGCAACTGCTGATCAATGTATTGATCTAAAAATGTTGTTCTGCTGAAATCTTACTTTTATAATCACTGCTATTTTTTCATCTCTGACTAAgtactgttatttatttgtctctgtgtttgcctATTTTCTATTTCACTGTATTTGTCTGTTGCAGAGACCGTTTGTCCAGCAAGAATTCCAGTAGATTCCCGAGATGAGAAGGGTTTTGATAtccttttacatttaaatttggctAAAAAAGCAAAGAAGACACAAGGGGCATATTACGGCTCTAAGGCCTATGAAGTGACATCCCGTCTCGACTTGAGTGAAACTACATGGTAATCATCTAATTTTTGTTCATTCTTAATTATCGCCCATGTGTTCAAAGGTTGACTGACTTTCAAATTTATTACCCAGGACCCTTTTTCCTGATGGGCTGCCTCCATCATATGTTTTTGTGGCCACATTGAGGTATAAAGGATCAGTGGCAGTAGAGGAGTGGGACTTGTGGAGAGTACAGACACGTGATGGGAAACCCCAGATGGCGGTCACTCTAAATGGAGTCGACCGTACTGTCATGTTCACCACAACTAGTGAATCACCAAGTGGAACTCAGACTGTTACATTTTCACAACAGACTGAAATGGTAAAGTAACACTAATATTTCTTTGAAATggttattttacacattaacTTCAGTTGACATTTAAAAGAGACCACTACATAACCTGTGAATACAGTTGTATAGTTATTTCTGTGGATCTGTAAGAATTCGTCAAGTCTGAGGAAATCGCCCTGATGTCATTAGCGTTATCTCTGCTTGGGGCCCTGGTGGCTACACATTTTTAACAGAAAGTCTCTGTTACAAACCAAGAATTTCAAAGATGTGGGCAAGAAagaaagtcaaaagaaaaagacactaCTGAGTTGCATTATGGAAGCTTTTGTAGCTTGGCTCAAGTTAGGGCCTCTCAGGTTCTATGCTTTGATTATGACCAATCTTCCTTTAATCTGTTTAttgtaaatacacattttatacCAATTCTTGGTATGAATGCTTttttcagagagaaagaacacTTATACTCTCTATAATGAATATAAAGTACATTTTGGCAGGGCAGCTGCATCAAGGTAAAGCAGTTGCTTGTTTCTATACTGTTCtgttcattatttcatataGTGCAACTCTGGGGGGCATAGTTTAAAATCACCTCTAAGGTCTATTTCTTTCAGCCACATAATGTTATGTTACTGTTCTAGCCTAATCCACCTATTCTCACATCAAGGCAGCTTTTATGAGCCTGTGGAGCTTCAGAAGTCTATTTAACCTTTACAAAAGTAGAAGCAGCTGTAAATCCGCCTGATTGGCACATTGTGTCCTTGCCCATAAGGGAGCAGTATCATATAATTAAACTCTCTGGAGTTTAATACACAAAAGAATCTAGTGCAGGTTATTTAAAATCAGCTTTTAAATACAGTGTTGGTTTTCAAAGGATACAAAAGACTGATCTTAACTCAGATAATTGGGTCACATGGGGTCAAAATCGGCAAACTGGATACTGTGTAACAGATATTAGTATATGATGAAGCACAAATCTTCAAAATCAAACTCTGCATACATTAAATGAGGATTACTAGTGTGATAGTAGACTAATAGTTTATAATAATTAGCTTAGAATACAGAGTCTCCTGTACATCAATTATATGATCAAGAATTTAATTATGATGTCAGTCTTGCTTTTTCTGAACTGAGGAAGGTTTCCCTTTCAAAATGCTACAATATTTTGATTAATGTTTGTATAACTTGTCCAAGTTTTAACGCCTCAAACTGAGTCAGTTACTAAGTTCCTCTTGCTTCTTGTTTCCAACAACAATTATAGAACTGTACACACCCTTCAGGCGACAGACTATTTTAAGTCTATTTCAGTACAATGCCagcatgtattgtattgtattaatGACTATTTCCTGTTCTTTGtctatgataaaaaaaaaagctgtttgatGAGAAATGGCACCAGTTGCGGCTGCTGGTAACTGAGGAAGATGTTACTCTTCATGTTGATGACCTGGTAATTGAAACCCTATCCTTGGAGCCCCCTGTCGGCATTTTCATCAATGGAAAAACCCAAGTTGGAAAATATGTCAATAAGGAAACAACAGTGCCAGTAAGTTTATTAACATcaacaatattttaataaaatgcaTGTTCTTTGGTTCCCAGAGAAATTATCCAGCATTACGTCAGCTTGACTatagaaaaaggaaaagttgtgttttaatgagtAGTTGAGCAAACCCATTATTGATATATGTTTTAAACTGCATCACACAGAACTGCAGAGTTTATTGCTGCCCCCTGAGAGACATGCTTAACTCAGCGGATAATAAATTCTTGGCAAAGATTTGCCATTTTGTCCACAAGgtctttttaatctttgttttatttgtctcaaTTGGTACAtaattatgttgtgttgtaattTGCTCTGCAGAAAGCTATAtagagtgtgtttttattgaatataGATGCAAATACATACCGTGCAAACAGaatataacattttaatgtaatgatAACAACATGGAAACGAAAAATGACCGTGTTCTGCACAATGCATCCTTTTTATTCTAATTGTCAATATGATGTAATACCTTTTATTATGAAACAATAGGACAAACTGACCCCTTTAAAATACCTCACAAACATATGTAAGCAGTGAAGCAGGTTTGGCATTGTTGCATTTGTAACTGTAATGATggtcaaagaaataaaatacatgttaaataaattaacttCAAAAGAAGCAGccatttttaaaactaaaatccTTACAGTACAAATTTGCTGTGCATgattataataaacataaagaaaaatagAATTTAATTGCTAACAGGATTGTGCACAAAAAATcctttgtttaaaaagaaagagaataatTCATTCTAGACTTTTAGATCTCCTATGCCAGCCAGTATGTTGACACATCATTGTAGCTGCAGATATGAACCAAAGATTTGTAGTGAATGTTAACGTGAGTACCGATCCATTGTTATAAGGATCATGTAGTTTAAAGCCATTTAACAAAGTGAATGTAGTTAAGCAAGTATAATCTCTGGATAAACACACTTCTAATTGGTAACAGAGTTCTGTAATTTGACTTCCAAGTACACCAGTGTGGACCACAATGCAGTTTTAAATATCAGtacattagcatgaacagaccAAACCAGACATTCTTATCATGTTTAAAGCCACTGTTATCATTAACAAAATGTATAAACCATATTGTTTAAGATTGATTTATGTGCCCAATCATGGAGTCATAGTAATGTTTTCATGAGGCTGGAAATAATATAAATCACATGTGAGGATCCTCTTTCTGCTCACATTGTAACTGAAGTGAAACAGTCTATGGGACATTCTGGAGCCATTTTACCACCAACATCAACAAAATACCAAATAATGGAAGAATAGGGTCACGTTGCTgcaaaacatttccaaacacTGAGGGAGGTCTGGCAGCATGTAGCTGCTTAACACTGAGTGAGGGTACTTATCTTTCTTTTAAGAGTTATACAATAGCAATTTCAATTCATTAGTGGCAAAGCACtgataaaactaaactaaatgttCCAAAATTACCCCCATGttacaatttgtttgttttgttagctTGCTTGGAATAAAGAACAgtggttgtgtttttaacaagtttttttttttattattattattttgtttagtttgaaatACAGAAGCTTCGCATTTACTGTGACCCTGAGCAGAACAACCGAGAGACTGCATGTGAAATACCCGGAGTTGTGAGTATAAAAGTCTGCTTGGCTCTGCGCTTGTTTTTCAGCCCAAAATCAACAGAGATAACTTCTTCCCACCTACTTCTCACCTTGTTCAACTGCATCTGTTACTGCTCTGAAATGAACCGCACAATTTCATCATCAGTTAACTCCACACCTTATACTGCATGGCATAAAAtgctctttatttattcagtacAGTCTATCATAGTATTGTGTAGGGAAAGTGTAAACTCAGCATATTCAGCGTAAGCCACATCTGTTTATGCACAGAATAATTTGTTGGAGGAGGACCATGGCTCggctttaaacatgtttcactgagtatatttttttattgtctgcTGGCTCCAACTGTGTTTGTGAAGCAGTAGGTCTTTGTTATGTTGGCTTAGAAATTGctataaaaacaaagtcagagcCAAATGGCTATTTTTAACGTAAGGCTGTTAGATAGAAATATCAAAAGAGGCAAAAAGAGAAGCCTAAGATTACACATGCTTGCCAAGTTCCTTCGCTTCTCTAAtctctcgtttttttttaatggtttatttGCGATGGGATATCACAGTTTAGTTATCAATTGTTTTTTGAATGGTGGATAAGACGCCCTTCTTGCGAAATCTCACAGCACTAAGTTTAAGAAGCAGCTTTTAGTGTATGGTTTAGCAGATTTACAGATTAGTTTTCAACATAGCAAATAAGTTAAGTATCGCTCATGTtctaaatgtcagaaaatggtgaaacaGGGTGTCCAACATCATATTCAGTTCATAATCTTAGAAGGAAACCACcacatattcacatttgagaagtgGTAACCAGAAAATTTGTAGCATGTTTTCTTAAAAAGATTATCCAAAATGATTAATAGATGGCTGAAACAGTTGCTAATTCTGTATATGTGCTCAGTGTCTGTTCTTGCCTATTATCTATTTTCtatcagagtttattttttgttcattgCAGTGCTCAAACAGTCCTGATTACACTGAACCAACTCAAGAACCCTGTGTTTGTCCTGCTGGACCCCCTGGACTTCCAGGAATAAAGGTCAGTAATTCAAAAAAGTTtcctttttatattaaattttcCTCCTCCTATACAGCACTTACTGAAAACAAtcctacaaaaaacaaactctgctgtAAGATAGCAGAGTTTGTTTCTGGTTTAGCACACGAGTTCAACTTTCTCTAGCCCCTCAGTGTTCAGCCAGTTAAATATTTGCTTTAGACAGTAGTGCTTTGTTGATATTAAATAGGAGAAGAATAACTTAATCTCTAACTATGCTGGTTCATGTGTAAACTCAGGAATGACAATGAGACTAAATGGCTTCTGTTGGGAGACAGAGCACAaaccttctctttcttccagGTTAGCATTGAATAAATTCCCAAGTGGTGTCTAAATGTTGCTCTTTGTTGGATAATTATGTGATGAGCACATGAGGTTGCACTTTCCAGTAGGTCAAATCAAACTACAGTCATTACAGGCTGCAACAGATTTCCTTCATGTCACGAAACAGTGTGGGAGGTTGTAGCACTTTTATTTCTTAAGTACGGTTACATGctgaacattttcagttttatgaatGCACCAAAAagcttctctcctctgtttagATAAATTGCAGCTTGCCATTGTTAATGAGTTATGGTTAGTCTTGTTAGATCCTGTTGCACCGTACTGTTTACTTAAAGCAAAGCAGACCTCTGCCTAAGATAAACACTGGTTGGTATGGAAAATTTCCAAAATAGGAACCAAAACCTACGCCTCTATTGATCACAGGGCATCACCTTAATAATAGCAGCTCTTGTCATAAAAGCCTTTCTACAAGAACCTTAGCAACAAAACTCTGTTAATAAAACCTACATGGGTTCATGCATGTTTGTCTTTATAAGATCACTGTTATGTCTTTACTACATTTACTAATAGATCCAAAATGCCATTGCTGGTTTGCAGATGTTCCCTGTAACCCCACAAGAGCATCTTATATTAGATAAGCCAGCTTGCTCAGCACAGTTTATGGATAAATTAAATCATCACGTCTGTGAAGCACATTGTTaccagaaatgtttgaaatgaatttTGCTGCTATGAGACTGAGTGATTGATGAAGACGCACTAACACCTTGTTTGAGTTACACATGATTAAACAACCTCATTCTACTATCTTTAGGGAGAACAAGGAAGTGCTGGCAAACCCGGTCAGCCTGGACCTGCTGGTGCTGATGGTAAGCCTGTGAGTACTACATAGTTcaatatacaaacatacaaaatataaCCGCCAACAACACAGCAGTGTCCACAATAAGCCTCTGAGGAAATGCCAAAAACCAACTTAGTTAAAATTTCTGCTTGTTAATTCAATGTGGTCAGGACGGTTTCAGAATGTTAAAACACAGCGGTAAATATacttattttcttgtttttccaatGGGCAAATGAGAAACATCCCTGATTATACCACTGGTGGCAACACAGTGGTGATTTTGTGTGATGAAAAGCATCCAAGAGTGAACCACATGTTGTACACCATGATCAAAAACTCAATCTACCCCGCAGCCTAGAATCACTTGTGCAACATGCACACAGTTAAGGGGGTTTAAATGTTTAACCAAATGTGTGtatctcttgtctttttttaaggGTATCCCTGGTATTAGAGGAAGCTCAGGGCTGCCAGGTCCACCAGGAATAGAGGTAAAGACAATTTCACCTaatttacatactgtacattaaagCATAAAGCAACACAAATTTAAATCTGGTTTACTTTGTTACTTCTGTCAGGGTCCACGTGGGCCAGATGGGTACAAAGGCGAGCAAGGGAGGCCTGGTGTTTCGGTAGGAAGGTCAAATAGCACATTTGTGTCGGTTTGATTGTTATGATGCAACACAAATCTGTGactaataaaatgtgattttgtaaTACAAATCTGTTCTTTCAGGGTGAGAGGGGTATGCCTGGATTACCAGGATCGCCTGGACAACCAGGAGAGAAGGTGATGTTGTTAATTATTCAGTTATGGTGACTATCTTTGCTCAATAATACAGTATCCAGATGTTGTTCAATATTTTTATCTCAAGCATTTAATACAAGTATGGAAAGTGAGTAAACTTTGAATACACCGAATGCGCTGACTGACCAAAGCTGAGAAAAATGATTTCCGTAGGAAAAACAGCCGATTGTTAAGAAGTGCAAAATACAAGCTGAATTGTCAAGGTaactctttttgttcttttatgagATCAAATGTAGGATTAACAGGAAATCCCTGCTAGATACATCAGCTTGAACTGTTTGAACACCATGCATCAATCACTCTACAAACCATATGTTATGAATATAAAGCCAGATCTCCTGGGAGAGTCAAGAATACATCTTCTATGCTGTGCAGCAAGAGCACTTAGTTTGCAGAGAGAGCATGGAGGCCATCAGAGActatttaaatgtgttcataTTTCCTGGCTTTTGTTCTGCCCTTTCCTTAGAAGGCTTAAACAGTTTCTTAGCTATTTCCAGGACGCCAGAGGTGTATCTTCTTCTaaccttgtttttttatctcacttGTTTCTTCTCCTTGCTCCTTAGCCTAACGATTACTGTAAGATCTGACATAAAGGTGAATCTTTTATCAGATGAAACCTGACAGCTCCACTTCTATAACATTCAAGTCTAGGGTGAGAATCTCTAAGCCTTAGATAACAAccacaaaacaaattcaaagtAACGGGATGTCAAGAAATCAATACACAATCTACAGTGAGTGGATGAATCACTACTTCTCCCACTGTTCAGTCACACAGACTGTGCTACCAGCAGCTGTGGTAATGTGTAACAAGGCAAAAGGGTATAAGTCACAGGGGGAAAACACCTGAGATGAAATGTGTCAGCTGCCTCAAAGCAGTCCAAAGAAAAGTGGAGCAGGTTGATACAATAATCCACAACAAAGGGCAGACAGTCCAGCAGGTTAGTGCTCAGCGGGTAATAGAAGGGCTCACAGCAGTCATACTGCTTTATCCAGAACTTTCTTATTGCTTTGATATTCATCCGAACAGCTTTTTCGTTTATTTTAAGGTACAGGGAAGTAATGCACCCTCACTAGGTTGCATCACCTCTGTCATATTATCCCACCTTGTAATCAGCGAGAGCACGGGGGGCACTGCCAGTTGGCTAAAATTGGGAACAATTCAAGTAGTTAGTGTCATTTTGAAAATTACAGCTGTCTGCACCTGGAGCAAATCCTCCTGCACCATCTGTCCCATTATTACAGCTTCACTCAAAGGTCCAGGATGTATCAAATTAAGTTTTTACTAGTACTTGGACGGTCTTCTCAATTTCTTTTGATTAGGTCAGATACTTTGGGTTTTAGCcacagaacaacacaaagagagagaacacaatGGGGAGGAAAGATTTATTATATCTTTTTACCCCATTTCCAGTTGTACTTAAACCACGAAAGGAACAAGACTTTTATTGGTCTGTCAACGTAATCTTTTAAAATCCCATAATTAGACATCTAATCAGTGTATCGGTCATGAATGATCTAGAAAAGTGCACTGCTAGTGATTTTCCATCACTTTTTACATGGCAAAGCAGGACGGCCGCCAAATATGTTGAAGTTTTCTCACATCACCAGTCAAATGTGGTCAATTTAAATTTAGAATTAACTGAATAGAattaacaacacattttttgcaGTTCATAATTTCACTTGAAGCTTAACATATAAATGGCCAAAAAGTACGTAGATTTCCATGTGTGGGGACCATGCCTGCATTTCAGAGCAATCCATGCAATCACTGTCAAGAtaggaccaaagtggtggacaaacagactgactgactaacaTTGTAATCCATAGATCCATGGCACTACCACAGTTAAACATATGTAAAGTATCCCATTCCCCTTTACATGTTCAGATGCCTCTGGCTCTTTCGCAATACAAACTCTAGCCATTTGGCATTCAACTTCAAATTATTCTTCATACAGGCCAAGTCAAGTAACTAAATGTCCCTCATGTGTCGGTCAAAAGGTTTGGAAAGCTAAAAACCCTCTTCAACCAGCAGGGAGCCACTTTAGCTTCAATTAAAGTTAGAGGAAATCCTCATCTTGTAGAGTATAAGATTTTCTTTGGATATAAgcacatttacatatacatatcCTTCCAAACTGTTTCCATATTCTGAGACCACCCAAGGGTGTAGTGTAAGTTTCCTGGCATAGGATccagagaacaaaaacatgatatgtCTGCTGAATTTAGTCAGAAGTGCATAATTCAAAGACACAAGACTGTTAGCCACTTTGCCAAAATTGgctatgtttgtgtatttagtctaTGATACTTGTTCGTGACCACAATCATTCATCACATTTGAAGGAACATTTTATTGCTAATTATGTCTTTGCCTTCATTAACACTGTAATTACATTGGCAGCGAAATCAGTGTTCCTTAGTTGTAGGAAACCCACAGCCCAGCTTGGGGAATGAGCATGTCTATTAGGGAAAGCTCCTTATCACGACAGTAGCTTTTCATGCACACCTGAGGTATGCAAACAGACCAGTCATTGCTCACACTACATCTTTTATGCTCCATGTCACATAAACTGATACTCCGTAGTATTTGCAAAGACAAATACAGCACGAACATCACCAGTTGGCCTCCATTATTGTGTCTTTAGAGGTCTGGCTGCAGCATTTCCAGTCAATGGCATTTTGAGCCTCTAAATCCCTTTTGCCatagcttgtttgttttggactgCAATTCTAGTAAACAGAACTGTAGTGATGGCCACAGCTGGAgagatatttttatatgttttgacAGCAGTCGAACATGAACACCTGACCTGTTTATTAACTGAATCTgagaatctgaatctgaaccAAAGAAACTGTCTATACCTTGACTAAAATGTCTTATTtatatcaaaatatttttacaaacgaagtcacaataaaaatgttgtcGCTCACAAAAGTCCCTAAGTCAGCCAGCAATGAATACATCATTCGTTCTTTACGCTGTTAAGTCATCTGTTCCATCTTGAGGTAATTAGCATATTTTTGAATCATGGAATGCAAAttctgagaaaataaatgatctaATGTCCCGTCTTCTTCcaaaagctgttttttagtctgaaaacatgaaaatgcaGTTACGCATCATCCTGTCAagttttggcatttttcaaCAGATTTCTAACGTCTAGCATTAGGTCAACCAGTGCAATTTCAAAAATGCCAGAATGATGCAGTGAAGCACGTCACTGTCTTGGGTTTCACTCCAGAAAGTTGCTAAATTCATTGTCTATCTGAGAACAAGACAAGATCACAGCTGACTATCAGACAATGACTGCATACGTGTGTGACCTAGTGGACTTAGTGCTCTTATTCTGTACTGTATAACCTGTGCCACCTTGTCTACTTGCTTCCTATATTACAAACATGGATGGTCCTGTTAGATGAGTGGCACATTCAGCATGAAATactatttttaaatcatatttattgaTCTTTTATAAATCTTCTTACTTCTCCCAGGGCTCAATGGGATCCCCGGGAATAGCAGGTTTATCTGGAAAGCCTGGTCAAGTGGTAAGGGTGCAGACAAATCTccaaaaagaaatttaaagcTTCATTCGCTAAAAATGGCacaagaaatgtaataaatgttggTGTGATATTTCCAGGGAGAAAAGGGAAGTATGGGACCTCCTGGGCCACCAGGTTATCGAGGAGAACCTGTACGTATACAACTACGGTATTCAGAATCAAATCAGAGCATGCCATTATATGTTGTGTGCCATTATAATGATGTATAAAATCAATTTCTCTGATTTCAGGGCCTAACTGGGAGAGACGGAAAGGAAGGATTTCCAGGGACACATGGTCAAAAGGTCTGTTTGTTATGACATACAAAACAGTATGTTACAAAGCCCATTCAGGGATTAGGAGAAAAATGGAAGCATGAGATTGGCTACGCATGCACATTCTTAACAGATTTTGCTGTTCCCAaagttgtgttgttgatgtttggcaaCCATGGAAATGTAGTCATACAGTACTGGTGTCCCCCGTGTCTTTTTCCAAAACCCATTTGACATCTCTTGTAAGCATCAGAGGCGTTCTCCACATTTTGGATAGATGTCTATTTAATAAATCCAAGATgagatgtaaaaaatatgtgACAAAGTATACATGGGGCTTtggatgaaaataaatgtgttaattatgGTTTTGTTTCTCTAATGTATAAAGGGAGAAGCTGGGGCCAGTGGGATTCCCGGTGTCGATGGAAGAGAAGGCCATCCTGTTAGTCGTAAACAGACATTATTCATTGTGCATGTTTGGTATTTCATACGCTGTTTGAGCTGTTGCTATTACATCTTTACTTGGACTCCTAGAAACTGAAGTTTGcatgaattaaatatgaaatgtgctGTCATATTGAGTTAACTTTTATtcaaagcaagaaagaaaaatgggaaCTTTATGTATGTGGTGCTTTCCATTATGGTTTTCAGAGTCCTTTTCATACAAATTGTAGCTGACATTAAATAATAGTGTAAGTAACAGATAAGTAAAATAGGCAAATACAGTACAAGGGCTGATTTAAATGGATCACACAGATCTGCATAGTGTCTTTTACTGCAAGACTACAGTGTGTTAACACACTGTCAGCAGTACGGAGAGTACCCCTGACAGCCAGTAAATCAGGGGTATTTCCCCTGTAGTTCATCCCAGGATAACCCTGTTATGTAACAAACAGGCTCAGGCTATAATCTAAGGCAGTGAAAGTAACTCATCGAGGGAATGCTGTGGTGCTCC
This genomic stretch from Larimichthys crocea isolate SSNF chromosome III, L_crocea_2.0, whole genome shotgun sequence harbors:
- the col21a1 gene encoding collagen alpha-1(XXI) chain, which translates into the protein MGYKATSMHCVLRCLCFMLLHLFSAAQDEDIRSCRTAPCDLVFILDGSWSVEDVSFELVKRWLVNITTSFNIGQKFTQVGVVQYSDDPVLEIPLGKYSSNKELIKAMESIEYMGGNTRTGTAIKFATEKLFGLSERGPSGISRIAVVLTDGKSQDEVLKAAEAARKKGVILFAIGVGSETEEAELRDIANKPFSTYVFSVEDYKAISRIIQVIRQKLCEETVCPARIPVDSRDEKGFDILLHLNLAKKAKKTQGAYYGSKAYEVTSRLDLSETTWTLFPDGLPPSYVFVATLRYKGSVAVEEWDLWRVQTRDGKPQMAVTLNGVDRTVMFTTTSESPSGTQTVTFSQQTEMLFDEKWHQLRLLVTEEDVTLHVDDLVIETLSLEPPVGIFINGKTQVGKYVNKETTVPFEIQKLRIYCDPEQNNRETACEIPGVCSNSPDYTEPTQEPCVCPAGPPGLPGIKGEQGSAGKPGQPGPAGADGKPGIPGIRGSSGLPGPPGIEGPRGPDGYKGEQGRPGVSGERGMPGLPGSPGQPGEKGSMGSPGIAGLSGKPGQVGEKGSMGPPGPPGYRGEPGLTGRDGKEGFPGTHGQKGEAGASGIPGVDGREGHPGMPGLPGNAGLDGQKGEAGLQGPRGFKGTDGPPGEMGLPGAPGLKGAIGPKGNKGEGGSPGIQGIPGPAGSAGEPGSAGQPGHSGMPGLKGSKGQRGNSGERGDTGMKGEKGEHGRPGAHGSVGPMGLKGEKGTTGEPGQRGQEGQAGRPGQMGQTGLTGPRGLTGNTGLPGPPGPEGRSASEMSDNHIRQICREILQSELPLLMLGNQQTSCTRCQSRPGSPGPPGPPGSQGLRGLPGLSGSRGQPGLPGRPGHPGVDGLKGEPGLDGEKGSPGRTATGDQGPPGPPGPMGPQGYSRPGPPGQPGSPGLNGAEGKRGNPGIPGEPGVCDPSMCYGSMMRRDPYSKGPNY